Proteins from a genomic interval of Aureimonas sp. AU20:
- a CDS encoding GMC family oxidoreductase, with translation MRLDLMARYGLDETVDAVVIGTGAGGSPLLARLASAGLRVVALEAGSNRSQEEYAADETLSSDLYWMDERISGGSMPEAFGANNSGVGVGGSMLHWGAFVPRADGRDLRLQTETGKGRDWPLRLEDLVPYYEEIERFVGVSGPASYPWDPARGYGLPPVLRNAPAQAMAAGCAAIGATASDGPVAVVSRRFEQADGPTREACVNCGYCHQGCRNGAKTSMDVTYLPLAVARGAEIRDECFATHFEFDTQGRVIAVVYLQGEREVRQRCAAVFLCAGAIETPRLLLRQGIANSSGQVGRNYTAHVATQVWGTFPTEMRMNKGYPSALITEDMLRPKNADFAGGYLVQSLGVVLQTWADQVARGRGLWGQRLTDYLDCYNHVAGIGINGEGLPSDDNYLILSDELDGRGMPKPIIRFGYGENEKRLRAHAIGFMKSVWEAAGASDIWVLDRTAHTIGTCRMGTNAGENVVDPHGRSFDIPNLWIADNSVFPSSLAANPALTIMALSLRTADGFLGKHGSV, from the coding sequence ATGAGGCTCGACCTGATGGCGCGCTACGGATTGGACGAGACGGTCGATGCCGTGGTGATCGGAACGGGGGCGGGCGGTTCGCCCTTGCTCGCACGTTTGGCCTCCGCTGGCCTGCGTGTCGTCGCGCTGGAAGCGGGATCGAATCGGTCCCAAGAGGAGTATGCCGCCGACGAGACCTTGTCGTCGGACCTCTACTGGATGGACGAGCGGATCAGCGGTGGCTCGATGCCGGAAGCGTTCGGCGCCAACAATAGCGGTGTCGGCGTCGGCGGTTCCATGCTGCACTGGGGCGCCTTCGTGCCCCGTGCTGACGGGCGCGACCTTCGGCTTCAAACCGAAACAGGCAAGGGGCGCGACTGGCCTCTGCGGCTGGAAGACCTCGTGCCCTATTACGAGGAGATCGAGCGCTTTGTTGGCGTGTCGGGTCCTGCCTCCTATCCGTGGGACCCCGCGCGCGGCTATGGCCTCCCGCCCGTGCTTCGGAACGCACCGGCGCAAGCCATGGCGGCGGGCTGTGCCGCGATTGGCGCGACGGCGAGCGACGGCCCGGTTGCGGTCGTCTCCCGGCGCTTTGAGCAGGCGGATGGTCCCACGCGTGAGGCTTGCGTTAATTGCGGCTACTGCCATCAGGGTTGCCGCAACGGGGCCAAGACGTCGATGGACGTGACCTATCTCCCACTTGCCGTGGCAAGGGGTGCCGAGATCCGAGACGAGTGTTTCGCTACTCATTTCGAGTTCGACACGCAGGGACGCGTCATCGCCGTCGTCTATCTCCAGGGTGAGCGCGAGGTCCGGCAGCGCTGCGCGGCCGTGTTCCTTTGCGCCGGCGCGATCGAGACGCCGCGCCTTCTTCTGCGTCAGGGCATCGCGAACTCGAGCGGACAAGTTGGGCGCAATTACACCGCCCATGTCGCGACGCAAGTCTGGGGCACGTTTCCAACAGAGATGCGGATGAACAAGGGCTATCCTTCAGCCCTCATCACCGAGGATATGCTGCGCCCCAAAAACGCGGATTTCGCGGGTGGCTATCTCGTGCAAAGCCTCGGCGTCGTCTTGCAGACCTGGGCCGATCAGGTGGCGCGGGGAAGAGGGCTCTGGGGCCAGCGGCTGACCGACTATCTCGATTGCTACAATCACGTCGCCGGCATCGGCATCAACGGCGAGGGGCTGCCGAGCGACGACAACTACCTGATCCTGTCGGACGAGCTGGACGGCCGCGGCATGCCGAAGCCGATCATCCGCTTCGGCTATGGCGAGAACGAGAAGCGGCTTCGCGCACATGCCATCGGTTTCATGAAATCGGTCTGGGAAGCCGCCGGCGCAAGCGACATCTGGGTGCTGGACCGCACGGCCCATACGATCGGGACATGCCGCATGGGGACGAATGCTGGCGAGAATGTCGTCGATCCCCATGGCCGCAGTTTCGACATTCCCAATCTTTGGATCGCCGACAATTCGGTCTTCCCGAGTTCGCTCGCCGCCAACCCAGCACTGACGATCATGGCGCTCAGCCTGCGCACGGCCGATGGCTTCCTCGGAAAGCATGGGTCCGTCTGA
- a CDS encoding gluconate 2-dehydrogenase subunit 3 family protein, with product MREALAERARPDDPDAEPRAFSEAQIVTLRAMLARIIPTAAAYGIDIALRLDRMMGDQDGNGWRYEALPTDPNAYKIGLDTLDAIARHRDGADFATLDGASQDEILEAIAAADDLRSSDSTLFDAKQMALWFEEVRSDSVRHYVAHPAVMARIGYSGFANGGETGERFVGFRKVAIGERETWEPEPISPAAGQSVR from the coding sequence TTGCGCGAGGCGCTGGCCGAGCGGGCGCGTCCAGACGACCCCGACGCTGAACCCCGCGCTTTCTCTGAAGCTCAGATCGTGACGCTTAGGGCCATGTTGGCCCGGATCATTCCAACGGCCGCGGCCTACGGGATCGATATTGCCCTCCGACTGGACCGGATGATGGGGGATCAGGACGGAAACGGCTGGCGTTACGAAGCCCTTCCGACAGACCCGAACGCCTACAAGATTGGGCTCGACACGCTGGATGCTATCGCGCGCCACCGAGATGGAGCAGATTTCGCGACACTCGACGGCGCATCGCAGGACGAAATTCTGGAGGCGATTGCCGCGGCGGATGATCTCAGATCAAGCGACTCAACCTTGTTCGACGCCAAGCAGATGGCGCTTTGGTTCGAGGAGGTGCGGTCCGATTCCGTCCGGCATTACGTCGCCCACCCCGCTGTGATGGCTCGCATCGGATATTCCGGCTTCGCGAATGGCGGCGAGACGGGCGAGCGGTTTGTCGGCTTTCGCAAGGTCGCAATCGGCGAGCGCGAGACTTGGGAACCCGAGCCGATTTCTCCAGCCGCAGGGCAGAGCGTCCGATGA